The following proteins are co-located in the Pseudoalteromonas sp. N1230-9 genome:
- a CDS encoding ComF family protein: MAHLTKILKHSLHALFPNFCVTCQTHIKSNYALCEHCLNDLRLFDLSKHANLLHRPDICDAFPDCHFDHLIACAWYEAPMKQWLKQLKFSDKQYYKIALQQVIYLQLQHAKAVNESWPDEFIIMPLHNKRFIKRGYNQVSQTWLPVLKAMNLVVTEPLVKQKATIAQSSLSKAKRIKNMRNAFMCQANLQGKSVAIIDDVMTSGATLNAATDELKKAGAKHVWAMLTCLTPLGEP, from the coding sequence ATGGCTCACTTAACGAAGATATTAAAACATAGCTTACATGCGCTGTTTCCTAACTTTTGTGTTACGTGTCAAACGCATATAAAAAGTAACTATGCACTTTGCGAGCATTGTTTAAACGACTTAAGGTTATTTGATCTAAGCAAACATGCTAATTTACTTCACCGCCCTGATATTTGTGATGCATTCCCCGATTGTCATTTTGATCACCTCATAGCCTGTGCATGGTATGAAGCCCCTATGAAACAGTGGCTTAAACAACTGAAGTTTAGTGATAAACAGTACTATAAAATAGCCCTACAACAGGTTATTTATTTGCAGTTACAGCACGCTAAAGCAGTCAATGAATCTTGGCCTGATGAGTTTATTATTATGCCGCTGCATAATAAACGCTTTATAAAACGAGGGTACAATCAGGTAAGCCAAACTTGGCTACCGGTGTTAAAAGCAATGAACTTAGTTGTAACAGAGCCGCTTGTTAAACAAAAAGCAACGATTGCACAATCTTCTCTCAGTAAAGCTAAACGAATTAAAAATATGCGTAATGCATTTATGTGCCAAGCAAATTTGCAGGGTAAGTCGGTCGCCATTATTGATGATGTAATGACATCAGGGGCAACATTGAATGCAGCAACCGATGAGCTAAAAAAAGCAGGTGCCAAACACGTATGGGCAATGCTGACGTGTTTGACCCCTTTAGGAGAACCTTAA